CGATCGATTGCAAATGATTGGATGAGAGGTGCAGGACCCagaatgtcaatgtcatcTGTTTATCACCGGATAAGATCTTATAGGCTGCGTTCATATCGTCCATTTTTATGTCTTCCTCTCACACCAGTTTACGTTTACGCAGGTTAGAATGGAACAACGACGGAGCGAATTGGACGTAAGAATGGCATCGTGTTTAGTGGCGAGCCCCGATTTTGCACGATGGTCGTAGGAGAGTCAGACGGATGCGTAGAGAATGTAAAAatccaacattttttgatgatATGATACCTAATATGTTACGGTAGCAGGTTACCCTTGGTCTTCATTGATGGCAATTTAAACGCCGCTCATTATATTGCCAATGTATCTTCAGGGGCTGGAAAATCTCATTTCCAACAAGATAATGCGCGCCCTCAAACGGCAAGGGCTACAAcacgttttttgaaagaagCTAACATTGCCGTCCTCCCATGGCCTGCTCGGTCGCCTGATTTGCACATGTATGGGATAAGAGCGGTAGGCGACTGGGTAATTTACCACACCCTGCAGATTCAAGAAGCTTGGGTTGATATACCACAGGCAGCTATAGATCACTTGATTGATAGCATGCCACGCCATCTAAATGAGTGCATTACGactcattattaaaaaaaacttttcagtttttgttctttttttttttaattttaatcgtgTTTGTTGTAATGAAAGACGTCTTTGACGAAAATTTCAATGAAATCGTTCAATAAAGTCtagatgttgcaatttttatggaaGTCAATACATCTCACCTTTTTCAATTCACGACTAACTACGACTATCCCTAACGTTAAAACGATATTTTCTATACCATCAAAATTTATCACATCTCTTAAAGTTTTACTTTATACAATGCGTCCCTCACTTCAAAGGTTGCTTTTATATCAagagaatttattataattactttaaaatatcatttgaaattaattgttttaaaataatctccTCATAATGTATAAATGTAGTAATGATTGtgattaaaatattctttattaataattctattacaaattaattacattaaagtGTAAAATTTACCTATACACAAACATTCAAATTCCAtttatatcaattaaaaaaagggttttaacaataaaatttatcatgtacaacaaaatattaaaaaatagtcaattacatcaaaaatacattatttcaattaccaacaatataaaaaacatatcctaaaaaatataaataaataaattaatcacaGCCGGTTGTATAAATCTTGTGTAGAAAATTCTAATTGAGGAGTTAAAACATCTAAGTTTTCCTCCAAAACATTCTCATATTTTTCCTGCGTTGTTTCCATTGTGACGACATCATTATCTTCAACGTCTTTTACTCTTTTAGGTACTAATAAATGAGTACCATCTCCAGGTTCCTCGTCGGTTAAATCAAATCGTGAGGAGCTTGGAGTGGGTTCATGACGTTCCATGCTTTCTTCCTCCGTGTCATAATCCGATTCGGTATAATTGCTACTTTCCGAATCGGATAATTGTTCTATATGGTcagattttttattctttttgtttatagGTAACAATAGTTCGGATTCCATGGGTTGTTGATCGGGATCGATGTTTTTACGTTTTAAGATGTTTGTAAGGAAACGAATTCGTTTCTTCTTTTCATTAagtaaaagtataaaattgcTGTACATTTCTTGCTCCCATTTTGATTTGCGTTCGATAAATTCTATTAATTTGTCTTCGTAAACATTCTTttctgattaaaaattaaattaattaattaggatatatactttttataaacattttgaaacataTGGTTATATGAAGCTGTATAGAGCAATAGTAATTTCCTTGTCAgaaaaaagatacagaaaaTGAAATACTCATAGCATAAATGtaatgaaaatttcat
This genomic stretch from Onthophagus taurus isolate NC chromosome 7, IU_Otau_3.0, whole genome shotgun sequence harbors:
- the LOC111418323 gene encoding DNA repair protein XRCC4-like, producing MPEAMLTLHNEDKTLTFKAKAVWKESSFDITILAKKAWYTQVSEEEIEKLASERNQSTKEYYATLQDYLSNGNPDVFFNLTYIKDGNEENENAEFTINHKSGVRVFLFFVTKLKQMDFHESIYKILDDLMEKHNELVSHVQMLQKEKKDIEKEKNVYEDKLIEFIERKSKWEQEMYSNFILLLNEKKKRIRFLTNILKRKNIDPDQQPMESELLLPINKKNKKSDHIEQLSDSESSNYTESDYDTEEESMERHEPTPSSSRFDLTDEEPGDGTHLLVPKRVKDVEDNDVVTMETTQEKYENVLEENLDVLTPQLEFSTQDLYNRL